One segment of Danio aesculapii chromosome 3, fDanAes4.1, whole genome shotgun sequence DNA contains the following:
- the LOC130221456 gene encoding cytochrome P450 3A56-like isoform X1, which translates to MFDLSSLSVTWTLVVLVITLLYLYGVWPHGFFKKLGIPGPRPWPYFGTFLSYTKGFYNFDMECAKKYGKVWGIYDGRLPILMVTDLEMIKTIMVKECYSTFTNRREINVDLAGPLADGITAVKDERWKRIRGTLSPYFTSGRLKEIFPIALTHADRFIKNMQKRDHEQPVKIKEVMASYSLDVVTSSAFSVDIDSINNPDDPFVTNIKNFLKFNLFGPFVLLLTLFPSIANLLGKMGLSMFSKPTVAFFYKALRKIKDEHKDSNGRVDFFRLMIQNQIPDDQVKDTTSEQPEKGLTDHEILSQSFIFIMGGYETTSTTLTFLLYNLATNPDCLEMLVEEIDKNFPLDTPISYDALMKMDYLEMAINESMRLLPTAPRLERVCKKAIEMNGISIPKDTMITIPTYVLNQDPQLWDSPHEFRPERFSPENKSEFLQYAFMPFGLGPRNCIGMRFALMIVKLLVVKLLQNFSVETCKETQIPLELNPVFQPKVPITLKLTPRKRNN; encoded by the exons ATGTTTGATCTTTCATCTCTGTCTGTGACCTGGACCCTGGTGGTTCTGGTCATAACCCTCCTGTATTT GTATGGTGTTTGGCCACATGGATTTTTCAAAAAACTGGGAATTCCAGGACCAAGACCTTGGCCTTATTTTGGCACATTTCTCTCCTACACTAAA GGCTTTTATAATTTCGATATGGAGTGTGCTAAGAAGTATGGAAAAGTATGGGG GATCTATGATGGAAGGTTGCCGATACTAATGGTCACAGACCTGGAAATGATCAAAACGATTATGGTGAAAGAATGTTATTCTACCTTCACTAACCGAAGG gaaATAAATGTGGATCTTGCTGGCCCCCTTGCTGATGGAATAACTGCAGTTAAAGATGAGAGGTGGAAGCGAATCCGTGGTACACTCTCTCCATATTTTACTAGTGGCCGGCTGAAGGAG ATATTTCCTATTGCTTTGACACATGCAGATCGgtttattaaaaatatgcaaaagaGAGACCACGAGCAGCCGGTTAAAATTAAAGA agtTATGGCTTCATACAGTTTAGATGTGGTCACCAGCTCAGCTTTTAGCGTTGACATCGACTCCATAAACAACCCTGATGATCCTTTTGTTACCAACATAAAGAACTTTTTAAAGTTCAATCTATTTGGCCCTTTCGTTCTTCTTttga CTTTATTCCCCTCTATTGCAAATCTTTTGGGGAAGATGGGATTAAGCATGTTTTCAAAGCCGACTGTGGCTTTTTTCTACAAGGCCCTGAGAAAGATAAAGGACGAGCACAAGGATTCAAAT ggTCGGGTAGACTTTTTCAGACTCATGATCCAGAATCAAATACCTGATGATCAAGTGAAGGACACCACAAGTGAACAACCAGAAAAAG GATTAACAGACCATGAGATTCTCTCCCAATCTTTCATTTTTATCATGGGCGGTTATGAGACTACAAGCACGACTCTCACTTTCCTCCTCTATAATCTTGCTACTAATCCAGACTGCCTGGAAATGCTGGTCGAGGAGATTGACAAAAACTTCCCTCTTGAT ACTCCTATCTCATACGATGCATTGATGAAAATGGATTACTtggaaatggccataaatgagTCAATGCGTCTCCTTCCCACTGCCCCACGCCTGGAAAGGGTCTGTAAGAAGGCTATAGAGATGAATGGCATCAGCATACCAAAGGACACAATGATTACAATTCCTACATATGTTTTAAATCAAGACCCGCAACTCTGGGATTCTCCTCATGAGTTCAGGCCTGAGAG GTTCAGCCCAGAGAATAAGTCTGAGTTTCTCCAGTACGCTTTCATGCCTTTTGGACTCGGCCCTCGAAATTGCATTGGGATGAGATTTGCTTTAATGATCGTTAAGCTTCTTGTTGTGAAGCTGCTACAGAACTTCAGTGTGGAAACATGTAAAGAGACGCAG ATTCCTCTAGAACTGAATCCTGTTTTTCAGCCAAAGGTTCCCATCACACTGAAGTTAACACCAAGGAAAAGGAATAATTAA
- the LOC130221456 gene encoding cytochrome P450 3A56-like isoform X2, with translation MECAKKYGKVWGIYDGRLPILMVTDLEMIKTIMVKECYSTFTNRREINVDLAGPLADGITAVKDERWKRIRGTLSPYFTSGRLKEIFPIALTHADRFIKNMQKRDHEQPVKIKEVMASYSLDVVTSSAFSVDIDSINNPDDPFVTNIKNFLKFNLFGPFVLLLTLFPSIANLLGKMGLSMFSKPTVAFFYKALRKIKDEHKDSNGRVDFFRLMIQNQIPDDQVKDTTSEQPEKGLTDHEILSQSFIFIMGGYETTSTTLTFLLYNLATNPDCLEMLVEEIDKNFPLDTPISYDALMKMDYLEMAINESMRLLPTAPRLERVCKKAIEMNGISIPKDTMITIPTYVLNQDPQLWDSPHEFRPERFSPENKSEFLQYAFMPFGLGPRNCIGMRFALMIVKLLVVKLLQNFSVETCKETQIPLELNPVFQPKVPITLKLTPRKRNN, from the exons ATGGAGTGTGCTAAGAAGTATGGAAAAGTATGGGG GATCTATGATGGAAGGTTGCCGATACTAATGGTCACAGACCTGGAAATGATCAAAACGATTATGGTGAAAGAATGTTATTCTACCTTCACTAACCGAAGG gaaATAAATGTGGATCTTGCTGGCCCCCTTGCTGATGGAATAACTGCAGTTAAAGATGAGAGGTGGAAGCGAATCCGTGGTACACTCTCTCCATATTTTACTAGTGGCCGGCTGAAGGAG ATATTTCCTATTGCTTTGACACATGCAGATCGgtttattaaaaatatgcaaaagaGAGACCACGAGCAGCCGGTTAAAATTAAAGA agtTATGGCTTCATACAGTTTAGATGTGGTCACCAGCTCAGCTTTTAGCGTTGACATCGACTCCATAAACAACCCTGATGATCCTTTTGTTACCAACATAAAGAACTTTTTAAAGTTCAATCTATTTGGCCCTTTCGTTCTTCTTttga CTTTATTCCCCTCTATTGCAAATCTTTTGGGGAAGATGGGATTAAGCATGTTTTCAAAGCCGACTGTGGCTTTTTTCTACAAGGCCCTGAGAAAGATAAAGGACGAGCACAAGGATTCAAAT ggTCGGGTAGACTTTTTCAGACTCATGATCCAGAATCAAATACCTGATGATCAAGTGAAGGACACCACAAGTGAACAACCAGAAAAAG GATTAACAGACCATGAGATTCTCTCCCAATCTTTCATTTTTATCATGGGCGGTTATGAGACTACAAGCACGACTCTCACTTTCCTCCTCTATAATCTTGCTACTAATCCAGACTGCCTGGAAATGCTGGTCGAGGAGATTGACAAAAACTTCCCTCTTGAT ACTCCTATCTCATACGATGCATTGATGAAAATGGATTACTtggaaatggccataaatgagTCAATGCGTCTCCTTCCCACTGCCCCACGCCTGGAAAGGGTCTGTAAGAAGGCTATAGAGATGAATGGCATCAGCATACCAAAGGACACAATGATTACAATTCCTACATATGTTTTAAATCAAGACCCGCAACTCTGGGATTCTCCTCATGAGTTCAGGCCTGAGAG GTTCAGCCCAGAGAATAAGTCTGAGTTTCTCCAGTACGCTTTCATGCCTTTTGGACTCGGCCCTCGAAATTGCATTGGGATGAGATTTGCTTTAATGATCGTTAAGCTTCTTGTTGTGAAGCTGCTACAGAACTTCAGTGTGGAAACATGTAAAGAGACGCAG ATTCCTCTAGAACTGAATCCTGTTTTTCAGCCAAAGGTTCCCATCACACTGAAGTTAACACCAAGGAAAAGGAATAATTAA
- the LOC130221455 gene encoding cytochrome P450 3A40-like gives MFDLSSLSVTWTLVVLVITLLYMYGVWPHGFFKKLGIPGPRPWPFVGTFLSYTKGFFNFDMECAKKYGKVWGIYDGRLPILMVTDLEMIKTIMVKECYSTFTNRREVNVDLAGPLADGITLVKDERWKRIRGTLSPYFTSGRLKEIFPIALTHADRFIKNMQKGDHEQPVKIKEVMAPYSLDVVTSSSFSVDIDSINNPDDPFVTNIKNFLKFSLFSPLILFLTLFPSIAILLGKMGISMFSRSTMNFFYKALRKIKDEHKDSNGRVDFLRLMIQNQIPDDQVKDTTSEQPVKGLTDHEILSQSFIFIMGGYETTSTTLSFLLFNLATNPDCLEKLVEEIDKNFPLDTPISYDALMKMDYLEMAINESMRLLPTAPRLERVCKKAVEMNGISIPKDTLISIPTYVLNRDPQLWDSPQEFRPERFSPENKSEFLQYAFMPFGLGPRNCIGMRFALMIVKLLVVKLLQNFSVETCKETQIPLELNPVFQPKVPITLKFTPRKRNN, from the exons ATGTTTGATCTTTCATCTCTGTCTGTGACCTGGACCCTGGTGGTTCTGGTCATAACCCTCCTGTATAT GTATGGTGTTTGGCCACATGGGTTTTTCAAAAAACTGGGAATTCCAGGACCAAGACCTTGGCCTTTTGTTGGCACATTTCTCTCCTACACTAAA GGCTTTTTTAATTTCGATATGGAGTGTGCTAAGAAGTATGGAAAAGTATGGGG gATCTATGATGGAAGGTTGCCGATACTAATGGTCACAGACCTGGAAATGATCAAAACGATTATGGTGAAAGAATGTTATTCTACCTTCACTAACCGAAGG GAAGTAAATGTGGATCTTGCTGGCCCCCTTGCTGATGGAATAACTTTAGTTAAAGATGAGAGGTGGAAGCGAATCCGTGGTACACTCTCTCCATATTTCACTAGTGGCCGGCTGAAGGAG ATATTTCCTATTGCTTTGACACATGCTGATCGgtttattaaaaatatgcaaaaggGAGACCACGAGCAGCCGGTTAAAATTAAAGA ggtTATGGCTCCTTACAGTTTAGATGTGGTCACCAGCTCATCTTTTAGCGTTGACATCGACTCCATAAACAACCCTGATGATCCTTTTGTTACCAACATAAAGAACTTTTTAAAGTTCAGTCTGTTCAgccctttaattctttttttga CTTTATTCCCCTCTATTGCAATTCTTTTGGGGAAGATGGGAATAAGCATGTTTTCAAGGTCAACTATGAATTTTTTCTACAAGGCCCTGAGAAAGATAAAGGACGAGCACAAGGATTCAAAT gGTCGGGTAGACTTTCTCAGACTCATGATCCAGAATCAAATACCTGATGATCAAGTGAAGGACACCACAAGTGAACAACCAGTAAAAG GATTAACAGACCATGAGATTCTCTCCCAATCCTTCATTTTTATCATGGGTGGTTATGAGACTACAAGCACGACTCTCTCTTTCCTCCTCTTTAATCTTGCTACTAATCCGGACTGCCTGGAAAAGCTGGTGGAAGAGATTGACAAAAACTTCCCTCTTGAT ACTCCTATCTCATATGATGCATTGATGAAAATGGATTACTtggaaatggccataaatgagTCAATGCGTCTCCTTCCCACTGCCCCACGCCTGGAAAGGGTCTGTAAGAAGGCTGTAGAGATGAATGGCATCAGCATACCAAAAGACACACTGATTTCAATTCCTACATATGTTTTAAATCGTGACCCGCAGCTTTGGGATTCTCCTCAGGAGTTCAGACCTGAGAG GTTCAGCCCAGAGAATAAGTCTGAGTTTCTCCAGTACGCTTTCATGCCTTTTGGACTCGGCCCTCGAAACTGCATTGGAATGAGGTTTGCTTTAATGATCGTGAAGCTTCTTGTTGTGAAGCTGCTACAGAACTTCAGTGTGGAAACATGTAAAGAGACACAG attCCTCTAGAACTGAATCCTGTTTTCCAGCCAAAGGTTCCCATCACACTGAAGTTCACACCAAGGAAAAGGAATAATTAA
- the LOC130219367 gene encoding cytochrome P450 3A40, translated as MFDFSSLSVTWTLVVLVITLLFIYGVWPHRFFIKLGIPGPRPWPFVGTLLSYAKGLCNFDMECAKKYGKVWGIYDGRLPILMVTDLEVIKVVLVKECYSNFINRRKRTTGLAGPFSDGIIMVKDERWKRMRSTLSPYFTSGRLKEIFPIALTHADRFIKNMQKKDPEQPVKIKEVVAPYSLDVITSSSFSVDIDSINNPDDPFVINVKKFIQFNMFNPLLLLILLFPSLAILLKKMGVTLFSKSAMDFFYSVLKKIKDDHNKESEGRVDFLKLMLQNQIPDDQIQDRDACEQPAKGLTDHEILSQSLVFILGGYETTSTTLTFLLYNLAINPDCLEKLVEEIDKNFPLDAPITYDALMRMDYLEMAINESMRLLPTAPRLERSAKKTVVINGLTIPEGTLVGIPTYVLSHDPEIWESPGEFRPERFSPENKSEFLQYAFIPFGLGPRNCIGMRYAVMIMKLFVVKLLQNFSVETCKETQIPLEMNVTFQPKVPITLKLIPRSYNKKQ; from the exons ATGTTTGATTTTTCTTCTCTCTCTGTGACCTGGACCCTGGTGGTTCTGGTCATAACCCTCCTGTTTAT CTATGGAGTTTGGCCGCATCGTTTTTTCATCAAACTGGGAATACCAGGACCAAGACCTTGGCCTTTTGTTGGCACACTTCTCTCATATGCTAAA GGTTTGTGCAATTTTGATATGGAGTGTGCTAAGAAGTATGGAAAAGTTTGGGG AATCTATGATGGAAGGTTGCCGATACTTATGGTCACTGACCTGGAAGTGATCAAAGTGGTTTTGGTGAAAGAATGTTACTCTAACTTCATTAACAGAAGG AAGAGGACGACAGGACTGGCTGGCCCCTTTTCCGATGGCATAATTATGGTTAAAGATGAAAGATGGAAGCGAATGCGCAGTACGCTTTCTCCATATTTCACAAGTGGGCGACTGAAGGAG atatttcccaTAGCTCTGACACATGCCGatcgttttattaaaaatatgcaaaagaaAGACCCAGAGCAGCCGGTTAAAATAAAAGA agTTGTGGCTCCATACAGTTTAGATGTCATCACCAGCTCATCTTTTAGTGTTGACATCGACTCCATAAACAATCCTGATGATCCTTTCGTTATCAATGTCAAGAAGTTCATACAGTTCAATATGTTCAACCCTCTCCTATTGCTAATAC ttttgtttcctTCTCTTGCGATCCTCTTGAAGAAAATGGGGGTAACTCTTTTTTCAAAATCAGCCATGGATTTCTTCTACAGTGTCCTGAAAAAGATTAAGGATGATCACAACAAGGAATCAGAA ggtCGGGTAGACTTTCTCAAACTCATGCTCCAGAATCAAATACCTGATGATCAAATTCAGGACCGTGACGCATGTGAACAACCAGCGAAAG GACTAACAGACCATGAGATTCTCTCCCAGTCGCTTGTTTTTATCCTGGGTGGTTATGAAACTACAAGCACGACTCTCACTTTCCTCCTCTATAATCTCGCTATTAATCCGGACTGCCTGGAAAAGCTGGTGGAAGAGATTGACAAAAACTTCCCTCTTGAT GCTCCCATAACATATGATGCATTAATGAGGATGGATTACTTGGAAATGGCCATCAATGAATCAATGCGTCTGCTTCCTACGGCCCCACGTTTAGAAAGGTCCGCTAAAAAAACAGTGGTAATCAATGGCTTGACCATACCAGAAGGGACTCTGGTTGGGATTCCTACATATGTTTTAAGTCATGACCCGGAGATCTGGGAGTCTCCTGGAGAGTTCAGGCCGGAGAG GTTCAGCCCAGAGAATAAGTCTGAGTTTCTCCAGTACGCTTTCATACCTTTTGGACTCGGCCCTCGAAACTGCATTGGAATGAGATATGCAGTAATGATCATGAAACTTTTTGTTGTGAAGCTGCTACAGAACTTCAGTGTGGAAACATGTAAAGAGACACAG ATCCCTTTAGAAATGAATGTTACTTTTCAACCGAAGGTTCCCATCACACTCAAGTTAATACCAAGATCTTACAATAAAAAACAGTAA